The DNA segment GAAGCCTCCGTCCAAGGACCTCAAGGAGATCGCCAGCAACTTCTGGCTCGCGGCCTCCGTGTTCAGCAAAAAGCTCCAGAAGTGGCGGAGAAGGCAGAAGCTGAAGAAGCAGGGCGGCGAAACCGCGATGCCGGCGGATAAGCCACCTAAGACGTCCCGGCGGTTCCGCGACACACAGTCGGAGGTGGCCGTGGATGCCTCCGGCCGGAGATCCTGCGACACCGACCCGCGCTTCTCTTTGGACGCCGGTCGGATGTCCTTCGACGACCCGAGGTTTTCGTGGGACGAGCCGAGGGCGTCTTGGGACGGCTACCTTACCGGAGGCCGATCGGTGTTCCCCCGGCTCCCTCCCATCCTCTCTGTCGTCGAGGACGCCCCTGCTCCTGCCGTCCCGCGATCGGACTACCTGATCCCCGTCGAGGAGGACATCGCCATCCCGGGGGGGTCAGTGCAGACCCGGGACTACTACTTGGACTCGTCCAGCCGGCGGAGGCGAAGCCTTGACCGATCGAGCTCCATGCGCGAGCAGGCTGTAGAGGTCAATGAGCTCAAGCCGGTCCCCAACGGGAAAGTATCCCCAGCAAATGGTATGGACTTCTTGCACTTCCACAATGGGACGTTGCTCGACCGGGATATAAAGGACTGGAGTTCCAACTCTCTGAGAGACGATTACTCGGGAAGCTTCGAGTCGGCTTTCAGGGACCCTCACAGAGGGGCTGCTGCTAAGAAGACCAGGAGATGGAGCAAGGCATGGAGTATATGGGGGTTTATTCAGCGAAGAAACGGTGGCAGAGGAGAAGACAATGTAGTCGAGAACTCTCTGTCGGAGTCTTGGCCAGAGCTACAGTCGAGGGGCTTCGATAGCAGGATGCTTCGGAGTAATAGCTCTAGGAGTTCTTTCAGTGGCAATGCAGGGTATTGGGGCATGAGGAAGAACAGTATCAAGTCCAATGGTAACCATCAGAAGAGGGGAGACGATTTTGTTTTGGAGAGGAACAGAAGTGCTAGGTATTCTCCAAGCCATGTAGATAGTGGTATGCTGCGGTTTTACTTGACACCGATGAGAAATAGCCGGAGGAATGGAGTCTCAGCGAGCAGCGGAAGACAGATACCTTCCCGCCACTTCACAAGGAGCATGCTCGGACTGCATTGAGTTGATTCCTGCCGTCGATCaggttcctctcttcttccttgtATCAAATCTGTGTCTGTTTCTCATCCTGGTAGTTTGAAGAATGCTGTTTACTGTTACTTCAATAACAATTGCCTTTCCCCTTAACCACACTGGTAATTGAAAACAACTTAGGGATTGCCAGGGATAGCATATCATATGGAACTTAACAGTAGTTGAAGGAGATCAGGTTATTAGTGTAGACATTTGGTTACACTTTATCAAAATGGTTCTAGTTTCCACTTGTAGCCGTGTGCCGTCGTATACCCTAATTTTCGATAAGTTCACCATGGATTCCATACTTGTAGATTATTCTGTCAATGCTTGAATTTAGAATCTGATTAAGTTGCTTGCCATTTGTTTTGTCTGGTGTTCTGTATGCTTATCCAAGATCACTTTATTGATACACCGACGACTGATCTAACATATAGCTCGGTTGCAACTCATTTCTGTTTTGTGGTTCTTGGAAGGCTACATGTCCCTGACTCTGGTAGGGTGTTTTAGTCCCCTGAATGTAGTTTTACCGATGCTTGAATTAGCTCGGGCTGGACATTTGATATCGAACCTACCGAGGAGCTTAGTTGCTGTGGCCTTTGAAAGAAACTCTAATGAAGGGCATACATGCAGCACTACAGTGTTAGGAAAGACGATTGCTGCCTAATTCTCCGACCATTTAGAATTTggttgtgtggggttggggatccACTTTTGGCATCTAATTAGAAGGGTCTTTTCATATATCCACAAATTGTGTTGTGAGCAATTATTTGTTGGGATGGATGTTATCAAAGAAAGGGAGATAGATGATAGTGATACACACACACTTGTTTTGTCCAATCGTGGTTGGGGGCTTTCAGGAAACCAACATATACTCTGATATTTCTTGCAAGGATTCTCCTTTGACCTTATGCTGGCCCCATACTCCAATTCTTTTCAGTCTATTCTGCCATTTCTCTCCAGCATGTAACTCGCTTTGGTCATTGTCTTTGGATGCCCTTTAAACCGGTCCACCTAAAAGATTGACAAAGACAGTTGGAAAGAGGCATCTGACCCCATCGAGTCTTCTTTTTGGAGGAAAACTGATGGGTTTATTTTTGGAGCCACAGCAAAAAAAGTCGAACTCACTCTGAAGGATCAAAAACATGTGATCGATCATTAGGCTGTCTGTAGTGCGAATCTTAGGGACACAAGAGCACTTATTTACTTGGTGTACTGACTTTTTACGGCCACTTCAGTCATGTGTCACTCTCCACCTCCAAATGACAACACTTATTAGCTCTCTTATTCATCTAGTTAGTATGAGAGACTACAAGTTGCTGACACCTGCAAAAGGTAATATTGGTAGGACAGCAGATGCCTCACCACGGTTCTGTGCTTCCACTTTTGTTGCAGGTGATCCCGTCCCGAGATCATGCGGTCATCAATCGCTGCAGTAGTATGATGACATTTTTGTTGGATAAATTTACAAGGCAGCGTGATGCCGAAGGCCTTGTGGCATATGcatgtgtggggggggggggggactggGAGTGACACAGAGCCGGAGGAGCTGAGTATGGGAAACGAGTCGATGATTCGGACTTCGACACTGTGTTTCCCTGCAGTTGGTGATGTCACCTTGAAGCCAGCTGAAGGCTTAATGATTCCAGATTGCGGAGTTCATCCTGAGCAAATTTATGACAGACCTAACTCCGGGCGGGCGAACTGTTCTTTCCATGCAATTACTACATGTGAAACATTGGAGTCGAACTGTTCTTTCTCCATCTTTTTTTCTCCGTGTCAGCTGCACTGCATGGAACCATACCTTTTTTCTGAACTATGCGAACTTTAGCCTTAGGACTCTGATAAGGATTATCACAATCCTATGGTTGATCTGTTAACTAATTGAGTCCGAATCAATGATTTAAGTATAAAATACTTAAATACTATATCAATATCCATCAGACGACTCTCACAAATGAATCTAAACCTTTGTTCATTTTAGATATTTATGTGATGAATAAACGATCGTTGAAGTCAGTCAACTTGACGGGGAagacatgtatatatttatttcCTCAGCACAGAGACCCTACAGTGGTAAAAGAATAATATAAAATGAACTTTAATTAACGCCAGGTCTAATACAAAAGCAAGCCAACAATTTTCCCAGCATGATCTACACACAAATCGCTGAATACCGGTTGCtcgaataaaaggaaaaaaaatagtgAAGCTCGTCGAAGGACTCACAGGTCGGGTCTGGCAGTGCATAAGTAGATATTCTGATGCAGCCTACTAATGGAAATCAAACCGGATCTCAGAAAACTTTCTTCAACAACACTCATGGCGCATGAATTAATGTATCGTACTTCATCAAGATGAACTGACAT comes from the Musa acuminata AAA Group cultivar baxijiao chromosome BXJ1-10, Cavendish_Baxijiao_AAA, whole genome shotgun sequence genome and includes:
- the LOC104000888 gene encoding protein OCTOPUS, which produces MTVEIESQHHHHHRHHHQQHLPPPLQPQRRPPSSTCDLHPGETVTGFCASCLRERLAGLETPAATSGRKSTSALRSVFHKVSSSTAPAAGPSFLRRSKSFSFSRGGSGGDGLSAQRPPASALEPQRKSCDVRGRSTLWSLFHQDDRHRVSQNPFVPPSASASTTEAAAAASTGGAIDLECGNLGHPALSVVLPVPETRKEEGDSGDEIRPVDPVVVVVGTSGEVNEETQEEEANEDEAELKTMKDHIDLDSLQQAKKPPSKDLKEIASNFWLAASVFSKKLQKWRRRQKLKKQGGETAMPADKPPKTSRRFRDTQSEVAVDASGRRSCDTDPRFSLDAGRMSFDDPRFSWDEPRASWDGYLTGGRSVFPRLPPILSVVEDAPAPAVPRSDYLIPVEEDIAIPGGSVQTRDYYLDSSSRRRRSLDRSSSMREQAVEVNELKPVPNGKVSPANGMDFLHFHNGTLLDRDIKDWSSNSLRDDYSGSFESAFRDPHRGAAAKKTRRWSKAWSIWGFIQRRNGGRGEDNVVENSLSESWPELQSRGFDSRMLRSNSSRSSFSGNAGYWGMRKNSIKSNGNHQKRGDDFVLERNRSARYSPSHVDSGMLRFYLTPMRNSRRNGVSASSGRQIPSRHFTRSMLGLH